The genomic DNA AGGCCGTTGGTCAGGGTGCTCTCGGCGAAGCGCTGCGAGCCGTAGCGCCGCGACAGGGCCGCGGCGAGCAGCACCGCGTCGTAGGCGAGCGAGGCCACCCGCGGCGGGACGGCGCCGAACCGAGCCTGGTAGCGCGCGCTGAAATTCGAGAAGCCGACGCGGTCCGGCGCGGCGAAGCGGCCACCCTGGAGGGCCGGCAGCGCGAACAGTGACGGCTCGTTCCAGAGGGCGGTGCCGAGGGGGCGCACCCGTGCCGGCGAGAAGCCCGCCTTCGTCAGCGCGGCCGCCACGGCGGGCATCGCGTCCGCGGTCTCGGGGATGAACAGCGCGTCGGCGGTGGCACCGGGCCCGGCGATCACCCGCGCGAGCCGCTCGACCGCCGGGCCGGGCGCGCCGGCCGGGTATCGCTCCACGGCGGCGACGCGCGCGCCCTTGCGGGCGACGACCTCCCGGAACGCCGCCTCGACGGCGTTGCCGTAGGCGGTCTCGGGGATCAGCGCCGCGAAGGACCTCTTTCCGCCCGCGACCGCGTCCTCGACCACGCGGTCCACCTCCGGCTGCGGCAGGAAGCTCAGCAGGTAGACGCCCTGGTTCGCCACGGTCGCGTCCGTGGAGAAGCCGATCACCGGCTTGCCGGCGGTCCTGGCGACGGCCGCGGCGGCCTGGACGCTGCCGGCGAAGAGCGGGCCGAGGACGATCTCGGCGCCCTGCCGCAGCGCCTCCTGGGTCGCCTCCCGGGCGCCGTCCGGACTGCCCCGGTCGTCCTCGACGATGAGCGTCAGGTCGGGCTGCTGGGCCTCGTCGTAGGCGAGCTGCGCGGCGTTGCGCATGGCGGCCCCCACGGTCGATCCCTGGCCGGTCAGCGGCAGCACCAGGGCGACCTTCACCGAGCCCGCCCCGATGCGCCCGCTGCCGCCCGCGGCCGGCATCGGCGCCGCGGGCGCGGTGCCCGGTGCATCCGGCACGGCGGCCGGCGGTGACAGCTCGGCCTGCGGCCCGGTCACGCGTCGCGCGAGGTCGCTGCCGACGCAACCGCCGAGCGTGAGCAGGATCGCGCAGAGCGCGGCGGTCTGGGCGGTGACACGCACGAGACGGTCCCGCGCGCTTGTCGGGCGCGCCATGGCGCGTACTCCTTCGGGCAGGCTCCGCAGCCTGACCGGCGGATACTCAAATGTAAACGCGGCGGCGGGGACTTGCCCCCCGGCCACGCGGCCTCGCCGCGACGAGAGGCGACCAGTGTGGCAAGATCGCCGGTGATGACCCGCAGATTCGACGACCCGGGGCCCGCCGCCCCGACCCGAGCTCCGTCCCCGAAGCTCGCCCCCGACCGCCCGCGCAGCACGACCTTCACGGCCTTCGGCCTCGCGAGCGAGACCGAACCCCTGTCGCCGGGCCTGCACATCGTGGCGACGCCGATCGGGAACCTGCGCGACATCACCATCCGGGCGCTGGCGACGCTGGCGGCCGCCGACGCAGTCCTGGCCGAGGACACCCGCGTCACCCGGAACCTGCTGGCGCATTACGGGATCACGACGCCGCTGCTCGCCTATCACGAGCATTCAAACGACGCGGTGCGCGAGCGGATGGTGGCGCGGCTCACCGCCGGCGAGGCCCTGGCGCTGGTCTCTGATGCCGGGACGCCGCTCGTCTCGGATCCCGGCTACAAGCTGGTCCAGGCCGCCATCGAGGCCGGGATCGCCATCACGCCCGTCCCGGGGCCGTCCGCGGTGATGACCGCGCTGGTCGCGGCCGGCCTGCCGACCGACCGGTTCTTCTTCGAGGGCTTCCTGCCGCAGAAGGCCGGAGCGCGGCGCAACCGCCTAGAGGCGCTGATCCAGGTTCCCGGCACCCTGGTCCTGTTCGAGTCGCCGCATCGCCTGCCCGACATGCTGGCCGACGCCGCCGCGGTGCTCGGTCCGGAGCGGCCGGCGGCCGTGACCCGCGAGCTGACCAAGCTCTACGAAACCATCCGGCGCGATACGTTGGGCAGCCTGAGCGCGCGCTTCGCCCAGGAGGGACCGCCGAAGGGGGAGATCGTGGTGATCATCGGTGCGGCGACGGCGCCGGAGCGCAGCGCGGATTCGGATGCCGCCCTCGACGCCCTGATCCTGGCGGCGCTGGAGCGGCATTCGATCAAGGATGCCGCCAGCCTCGTGTCCGACGAGACCGGTCAGCCGCGGCGCCTCGTCTACACCCGCGCGCTGGCGCTGGCGCGGGACCAGGGATGACCGGGGCCCTGCCGGACCGGGCCGGCCGGCGCCGCGCCGCCTACCGGCTCGGCCACCGCGCCGAGTGGCTGGCGCTCGCCGCGCTGATGCTCAAGGGGTACTGGCCGATCGGCCGGCGCGTGAGCGTCGCGGGCGGCGAGATCGATCTCGTCGTCCGGCGCTGGAAGACCGTCGTGTTCGTGGAGGTGAAGGCTCGGGCGCGCCGCGACGATGCCCGGGAAGCGATCGACGCTGCCAAGCGGCGGCGGTTCTCCCGCGCGGTCCGCGCCTGGATCGGACGCAATGCGTGGTGTGCCGGGTCGACGTTCCGGGCCGACGCCGTGTTCGTCGGATCCCGCACCTGGCCCGCCCATGTCGAGCGGGTCTTCACCATCGAGGGTCTCTGACGGGCGGCCCGAGGCCGGCGGAGCCGACGCGCCGGGTCTCAGTCCCGGGCGGCGCGGATCGCTCCGATCAGGGTCCGCTTCAGGTCGGCCTGGCTGAACGGCTTCTGGACGACGGGCCTGTCGCGGAACGGCTCGCGGATGCCGGCACCGCCGTAACCGGTCGAGAAGACCAGAGGCAGGTCGCGCTTGGCGATGGCCTCGGCCACCGGGTAGATCGGCTCACCCGCCACGTTCACGTCGAGAATGGCGACCTCGAACGCTTCCTGCGACGCCATCTCCAGCGCGGAGGACAGCCGCGCGGCCGGCCCGACCACGGCGCAGCCGAAATCGAGGAGCATGTCCTCCAGCAGCATCGAGATCGCGGCCTCGTCCTCGACGACGAGAACACGGACGCCGTTGAGGACGTCGTCGTTGGGGTCAGCAATCACGCCGGGCCGTCTTCCCTTCGAATGCCCCCGTCGCCGGGGATCTTGCCATGCGGCTGGTCACGCCTTGCGCACCGCGTGAGCAGCGTCCGGACGGGTGAACGCGGCCCGAGGGTCAGCCCGCGAGACAACCTGAGGCGTCGCCCGTAATGCGCAATGTGTCAAGCGTTCCCGGCCCGTTCCGACACCCAGACCGGGCGCTATGTTAACCGATGATACATTTTTGTGCGGGCGGGTTCGCGCGGGCGTATGCGAGTGTCGCCGCGCTGCCGCTCAATCGTCCTTGAACGTGACCGTGGCGCCCCGTGTCACATGCGCGGCGAGGTCGCGGGCGTTCCAGTTGGTCAGGCGGATGCAGCCGTGGGACTCCGTCTTCCCGACCTTCTCGGGCTCGGGCGTCCCGTGGATCCCGTAGCTCGGAATCGCCAGGTCGATCCAGACCAGGCCGACCGGGTTGTTGGGCCCCGACTGGATGGTGAATTTGTGCTGCGCCTTCACGCCCTTGAACGCGTATTTCGGGTTGTAGGTGTAGTCCGGGTCGAACGCGACGCCCTTCACCTTGGTCTCGCCGCTCGGGGCCGGCTTCTCGGCACTGCCGATCGACGCGGGGTAATAGGCCACGAGCTTCCCGTCGGCGCCGTAGGCGCGGACGTCGAGGCTCGACTTGTCGACCTCGATGCGTTCGACCTTCGGCTCCTGGGGCAGATCCTTGCCCTTCGGCTTGTCCGTGCCCATCGGGTCCACCGCCGCGACCGCGATGGTCGTGCCGGCCTTGTCGAGGGGCTTGCCGGGATTGAGCGCGCTGACGAGGTCGCGGCTCATGTGGAAGCGCTCGGCCAGCATCTCGCGGGGATTGGTGTAGCCCAGCGACTTGAGCTCGGCCTGCTCCTCCATCTTGGGCGGGATCCGCTCGACGTAGGGGCCCGCGGCGTCGGCCTCGGAGAGCGTGTAGTCGGTGACGGCGGGCTTGTCGCTGGTCGCCTGGAGCTTGTCCCAGATCTCGGGCGTCAGGGTCTCGCCGGCGGGAAGCCCCTGGGCCACCGCGAAGGCCGAGAGGGCGTGACGGTAATTGTCGCCCTTCCGGCCGTCGATCGCTCCGGGATAGAAGCGCGCGCGATCGAGCAGCACCTGGGCCTTGACGATTAGCGGATCGGGCTTGTCGTCCGACGACTTGGCCCGACGCGCCTTCTCAGACTTCGTGCCCTCGGTCTTCCCGGCGCCCGGCTGCGCCAGGGTCGCGGCGTTCACCGCCTCGGCGGTCAGCGCCGGCGGCTGGGCCGTCTCGGCCTTCCGGCCCTTCCCGGTCCGGGCGGCCGCGCCGTGCGCGGCCAGACAACTCGCCAGGAGGGCCACGCAGACCGGCCGCCAGGGTTTCGGGATCATCGCCGTCGTCATTCCGGGGAGCGGACGCGCTCCCGAGCCGAGAAATGCCGGACCTGCGGGAACGTTCCACCCGGTTCTACTGGCACAGGCGGTGACCGCCATTGCGCTCGCGCTCGTCGAGGTGGAAATGGTTGGCGTGGGCGGCGTTCGAGCCCGGGCCGAGGACGGTGCGGAAGAAGCCGCAGGCCTTGGCGCGCACCGCGCCGAGGAACTGCGCCTCCTCGGAACCGTCCGGCATCGCCTTGACGGGGATACTCGCGCGTCCGGCGAAGGCGAAGCCCATGATGTCGGCGGCGTTGGCGAAGGCGTGCTCGCTGAGCTTGGCGTCGACGTCGTGGTTCTGTCCCCGGCAGACATAGGAACCGCCGAGTTCGAGCGCGGTCAGCGGATGCTTCAGCGTTCGATCGGCCTCGATCTGAACCTCCGTGACCCAGCGAGCCAGCGCCTCGGCGGTTCGGCAGGTCAGCGTGGCGCCCTGCGGCAGCGTCACGCCGTCGGCGAGCTTCGTCACCTTGAGCGGCAGCGGCGCGGTGCACTGGCCTTCGGAGATCGGCGGCAGCGGCTCGAACTCGACCCCGAGGCGCTTGAGGCGTGTCCGGCAGGCGGAATCGTCCGGCGGTGTCACCTTGAGCGCCAGGGCTGCGGCGCCCGACAGCTCCGGCGGCCGCGCGGGCGGCGCCGGCGGCGGTGCGGGGATATCGGGCTTCGCGGTCTCCTTCGCGGTCTCCTTCGCGGTCTCCTGCGCCGACTCTGTCGGCTTGTCCCGGCCGGTCTCCCTCGACGGCTCCCTGCTCGGCTCAGCCGCGGCAGGTTTCAGCTCGGGCGGCCGCGCCGGCGGCGTCGGTGGCGCCGGCTCGGCGACGGGCGGCTTCAGCGCCTCTGGGCGCTCCGGCGGCAGGGGCGGGGGCGTCGGCACCGTGGCCGCCGGCGTCTCGACGGCGCCGACCGGCGTGGCGGAGAGGGCGAGCCCCGCGGCGAGGGCGCCGCCCGCCAGGAGCGTCGCGGATCGGAGGATCGACAGGCTGCGTCCCGGCATGGGGCCTCGAAGCGTGGGCGTTGGCCTCTACAACGGGCGAGACGCCATTCGGATCGCCCGGACCCGGTTGACGGCCGCGCCGATCGGACCACTGTCTTCCGGATCGCGCCGGCACACCCCATGTCGGCGCACCTGCGGCGCGGACGATCGCGCCGTCGCGTGGACGTCGAGATCGAGGACTGCATGTCGGACGCAGCTGATGCCGGGCTCCCGAGCCTGCCGCCGGACAATCCCTTCCGCGAGGCGCAGTGGAGCACCCCGCACGGCCTCCCGCCGTTCGAGCGGATCCGGCCGGAGCACTACCGGCCCGCGTTCGACGCCGCCCTGGCGGCGCACGATTCCGAGATCCGCGCCATCGCGAGTGAGTCCGCTACCGCCACCTTCGGCAACACCGTCGAGGCGATGGAGCGGGCCGGCCTCGCCCTCGAGCGCGTCGCCGGTGTGTTCTACAACCTGACAGGCAGCCACACGAACCCCGAGTTGCAGGCCATCGAGCGGGAGATCGGGCCGAAGCTCGCCCGGCACGGCAGCGCCATCTACCTGAACCCCGAGCTCTGGGCCCGGATCTCGGCGATCGACGCCGAGCGCCTGAGCGCGGAGCAGCGCCGGGTCCTCGACCGGTACCGGATCCGCTTCCGCCGGTCGGGGGCGGATCTCGGGCCCGAGGACAAGGCCCGCATCGCCGAGATCGCGGCGCGTATGTCGGAGCTCGGGACCACGTTCAGCCAGAACCTCCTGGCCGACGAGAGCAGCTTCACCCTGCCGCTGCAGGGCGAGGAGGATCTGGCCGGCCTGCCGCCGTTCCTGCGGGCCGCGGCCGAGAGCGCCGCGAAGGAGCGCGGCCTCGACGGGCACGTCATCACCCTGTCCCGCTCGCTGATCGAGCCGTTCCTGGTCTGCTCGACCCGGCGCGACCTGCGCGAGCGCGCCTACGCGGCCTGGACGCGGCGCGGCGAGAACGGCGGCGCGACCGACAACCGGGCGATCATCGCGGAGATCATCCGGCTGCGCGCCGAGCGGGCGCGGCTCCTCGGCTTCGAGAGCTTCGCCCATTTCGCCCTCGACGACACGATGGCGGCGAGCCCGGACGCGGCGACCGGGCTGCTGCGGGACGTGTGGACGCCGGCCCGCGCGCGGGCGGCGGAGGAGCGCGACCGTCTCCAGGCCACCATCCAGGCGGAGGGCCACAACTTCGCCCTCCAGGCGCACGATTGGCGGCACTACGCCGAGAAGGTGCGGCGCGCCGAGCACGACCTCGACGAGAGCGAGATCAAGGCGTACCTGCCGCTGGAGCGAATGATTCAGGCGGCGTTCGACACGGCCTCGCGGCTGTTCGGTCTGACCTTCACGGAACTCGCCGACGTGCCGCGCTACCATCCCGATGTCCGGGTCTGGCGGGTCGGCAATCCCGACGGGTCCGAGGTCGGCCTGTTCCTGGGCGACTACTTCGCCCGCGCCTCGAAGCGGTCCGGCGCCTGGATGAGCGCCTTCCGCTCGCAGGAGCGCCTGAACGGGACGGTCACGCCGATCATCGTCAACGTCATGAACTTCGCCAAGGCGCCGGACGGCGAGGCGACGCTGCTGTCCTTCGACGACGCGCGCACCCTGTTCCACGAGTTCGGCCACGCCCTGCACGGGCTGCTCTCGGACGTGACCTACCCGCTCCTGTCGGGGACGGCGGTGTCGCGCGACTTCGTGGAGCTGCCCTCGCAGCTCTACGAGCACTGGCTGGAGCAGCCGGAAGTCCTGCGGACCCACGCGCGCCACCATCGCACGGGCGAGCCCATGCCCGACGCCCTGCTGCGGAAGCTGCTCGCCGCGCGGACCTTCAACCAGGGTTTCGCCACCGTGGAGTACACGTCCTCGGCGATCGTCGACATGACCCTGCACCTCTCGGCGCAAGGCGAGGGCGGTCTCGACGTGCCCGCCTTCGAGGCCGAGGCGCTGCGGCGGATCAGCATGCCGGCCGAGATCAGCATGCGGCACCGGACGCCGCACTTCGCCCACATCTTCTCGGGGGACGGCTACGCCGCCGGATACTACAGCTACCTCTGGTCTGAGGTGCTGGACGCGGACGCCTTCGACGCGTTCCGCGAGTCCGGCGACATCTTCGATCCGGAGACGGCGAAGCGGCTGCGGACCTTCGTGTACGGGGCCGGCAATTTGCGCGACCCGCGCGAGGCCTACACGGCCTTCCGCGGGCGGATGCCGAGCATCGAGCCGCTCCTGAAGAAGCGCGGGCTCGCGGCCTGAGCCACGGGCGTGCGGTAAGGGTTTCGTAAACAAACGTCCTTAACGAACGCTTGCAGCGCGAGGCCGCGTGCGGAGTTCGGGGCGATGACGAAGATCGAAGCCAAGCAGGGCGTTTCCCAGGGCATCTCGCCGGCCGACCTGCTCAAGGCCGCGGTGACCGGCAAGACCGACGCAGCGGCCGCCGCGACCGAGACCGCAGCCTCGCCGGCCGGCGGGAAGCTCGCGCTGGCGTCGCTGGCGCGCCTGGATCCGAAGCGGTTCGCGATCCCGGGCGCGACTCTGGCGGTCGGCGTCCTCCTGGGCGGGGGCGTGATGGCGCTTTCCCGCCCGGCCTCGGTCCGGCCCGACGCGCTCGCGGCCCTCGAGACGACGCTCGATGCCGGCCGCACCGAGACCGTGCGCCTCGCCGCCGACATCGCGCAGCTCCACACCGTGCTCGCCGACCTGCGCGCCTCGACCGACGTGGCGCGGAAGGAGGCGGCCAGCCGCAGCACCGCCCTCGGCGAGCGCCTGGCGCAGGTCGACAAGAGCCTGAACGGCAAGGTCACGGCCCTCGGCGAGCGGCTCGAGCAGGTCGAGCGCGACCACAACACCCGCCTCAGCGGCCTCGCCGCGCAGCTCGACCGCCGCGCGGCCGCGACTCCGGCCGCCGCGAAGGCGGAGCCGACCCAGACCGGCAGCATCGGCGAGCCCGCCCGCGCCGCCGAGGCGAAGCCCGAGGTCAAGGTCGCGGACGCCAAGGTGAGCGAGCCCAAGCCGAAGCCGGCGGCGGCCGACAAGCCGCCGGTCATCGAGGGCTGGGCCCTGCGGGACGTCTACGAGGGCACCGCGATCCTGGAGAACCGCCGGCGCCGCCTCGTCGAGGTCGCGCCCGGCGACGTCATCCCGGGCGTCGGCCGCGTCGAGGGCGTCGAGCGCCACGGTCGGGAATGGGTGGTGGTGACCCGCCAGGGCCTCGTCACCGCGCAGGCTTGGTAGACCTCAGCGGCCCGTGAACCCGGTCGGCGCCAGCTCGCCGGGCGCGATCGGGAAGCGCGGCTCGATCGTCATCGGATCGGCCAGGGCCGCCGCGCGCTCAGCGCGCCGGCGACCGTGCCTCAGGGCCCGGGTCTGCGCCGCGCGGGTCGGGTGCAGGATGGCAGCGAGCAGGGACTGCCCTTCGAACTCGCTGTCCAGGTTCTTGGCTTCGAAGACGGGCATGGCCGGCCTGCTTGAGTGCGGTACCGGACACTGCCGAAGGCGTCGATCCGGGCCACATCCCCAATAACGGGGATCGCGTGGACAGGTTCCGTCAAGCTTTCGCTCCGCAACCTCTTTTTTACTTTCGTCCAGGCGTCACCCGAATGCAGTGCGGCCGCGCACACCGGCCCGCGGTCAGACGAACTGGTTCAGCCCCGGGATCGAGCCGATGATCGGGCCCATCGCGTCCTCGCCGACCTTCTCGCGGCCGAAGGCGAACAGCTCCTGGCCGAGCGGCTGCATCTGACCCATCGGCACGCCGGCGGCCATCAGCTTCTGGCCGAGCGCCATGACGCCGCCGCCGCCCATCATCCCGCCGAGCATGCCCATCAGCCCGCCGCCGCCACTCTCGCCGGCATTCGACTCGGCGATCAGCGCCTCGGAGCCCGGCAGGGCCGCCAGCAGCTGGCTGACCTCGGCGGCGGGCCCTTCCTTCTGCAGGAAGGCCAGGATGTGCCCGATGGCGGTCTGAGCGGTCGCGGCGTCGAGCCCGGTGCGGGTGGTGACGCGGGCGAGCAGTTCTTCCATGGTGATGATCTCTTCGGAACGCTTCCAGACGTCCTTCGACTCTGAGGCGTCGGAAATCAAGCGCGCGGCATCGCTTCCCAGGAAAACTCCCCGGTTACAGCGGGCACGGTGACGCAGCGGGCAACCTCGCCAAGGGCCGCCCCTTCCGGTAGACCCTCGGTCAGTCTTGAACCGTTCCAGGCCGCCGCGCCGGGCCATCCAGGGAGTTGCCGGACCATGCGGGTGGGCCTGTTCGTGCCGTGCTACGTCGACGCCTTCGAGCCCGAGGTCGGGATCGCTACCCTGGAGCTCCTCGAGCGCCTGGGCTGCACGGTCGAGTATCCGTTCGACCAGACCTGCTGCGGCCAGCCGATGACCAACACTGGCTGCCACGCCGAGGCCGCGGCGACCGAGGCCTTGTTCGTCAAGAACTTCTCCGGCTTCGACTACGTCGTCGCCCCGTCGGGCTCCTGCGTTCACCAGGTGCGCGAGCACCTGACGGCGATCCCGCAGACCGACGAGGTCCGACACGTCCGCGCCAGCACCTACGAGCTGGTGGAGTTCCTGCACGACGTTCTGAAGGTCGAGGACCTGCCCTGGGCGAACTTCCCCCACAAGGTCGCCTATCACACCAACTGCAACGCCCTGCGGGGCATCCACCACGCGCGGCCGACCGAGCTGGTGAAGCCCTACTACTCGAAGCCCCTCGACCTGCTGCGCCTCGTGAAGGGCGTCGAGCTCGTCGATCTCGCCCGGCCGGACGAGTGCTGCGGCTTCGGCGGCACCTTCTCGGTGTTCGAGCCCGCCGTCTCGGCGAAGATGGGCTACGACAAGGTCGCCGATCAGAACCGGGCCGGGGCCGCCTACGTCGTCTCGGCGGATTCCTCCTGCCTCATGCACCAGAAGGGCTGCGCCGAACGGCTCGGCTTGCCGCTCAAGTACATCCACATCGCGCAGGTGCTGAACGGAGCCGCCGCATGAGCGTCGAGGACCTCAACCCCCGCGAGCGCGAAGGCGTCATCCACCCCGAGGTGCGGGCCGGCCACGACGAGAGCGAGCGGGCGCCGGACGGCCGGCGCCTCCAGCACGCGGAAGCCGCTTCGAAGCCGATCCGCGCCCCGCAGACCCGGGAGCCGCAGCCGCGCGGCGCGAAGATCCGGGGCGACCGGCCGATCAACCAGTCGGAGGCCGCCGAGCGCTTCCTCGCGGCGCCGCTGCACCAGGCCGCCCACGACGAGCGCCTGTGGGACCTGCGCAAGAAGCGCGACGCCTCCGCGCACGGCATCCCGGAGTGGGAGGAGCTGCGCGAGCTCGCCTCGCAGATCAAGACCCACACGCTGAGCCACCTTGACCGGTACCTCGAGCAATTCGAGGCGGCCGCGAAGGCCAACGGCGTCCACGTGCACTGGGCGAAGGACGGCGCCGATCACAACCGGATCGTGCTGGACATCCTGCGGAGCCACGGCGCCAAGACGCTGGTGAAGTCGAAGTCGATGCTCACCGAGGAGTGCGGCTTCCGCCACCACATGGCGGCCAACGGCATCGAGGTCATCGAGACGGATCTCGGCGAGCGGATCCAGCAGCTCGACAACGAGGAGCCGAGCCACGTCGTGGCGCCGGCCGTCCACAAGACCCGGATGGACGTGGCCGAGGTCTTCGCCAAGACGCTCGGCACCGATCCGGACAACGACGACGCGCACTACCTCGCCGAGAGCCAGCGCGAGACCACCCGGCCCTACATCCTGAAGGCCGATGCCGGCATGACCGGATGCAACTTCGCGATCGCCGAGACCGGCACGGTCGTGACCTGCACCAACGAGGGCAACGCCGACCTGTCCGGCAACGTGCCGCCGCTGCAGATCCACTCCATCGGCATCGAGAAGATCATCCCGAAGGTCGAGCACCTCGGGGTGTTCATCCGCCTGCTGTCGCGCTCGGCGCTGGGCTCGCCGATCACCCAGTACACCTCGCATTTCCGCGGCCCCCGCGCGGGCACCGAGATGCACATGGTGCTGGTCGACAACGGCCGCTCCGAGCGCCTCGGCATGGAGGAGTTCTGGACCTCGCTGAAATGCATCCGCTGCGGCGCCTGCATGAACACCTGCCCGGTCTACCGGCGCTCGGGCGGCCTCTCCTACGGCGCGACCTATTCGGGGCCGATCGGGCTGATCATCGATCCGACCTTTAACAAGCGGAAATACTCGACGCTGCCGTTCTCCTCGACGATGAACGGCTCCTGCACCAACGTCTGCCCGGTGAAGATCAACATCCACGAGCAGATCTTCGCGTGGCGGAAGGTGCTGGTCGAGGAGCACCAGATCCCGGCGCTCAAGCAGGGCATGATGAAGGCCGCGGGCGCCGTGCTCTCGCGCCCGGCCGCCTACCGGGCGGCGATCGGCGCGGCGGATTCCGCCCTGAAGGTCCTGCCGCGCTTCGCGGTCTACAACCCGCTCAACACCTGGGGGAAGAAGCGCGAGATGCCCGACGCGCCGCGCCAGACCTTCCACGCCTGGTACAAGCAGAACCGCATGAAGGACACGGGTCGATGAGCGCCCGCGACGCGATCCTCGACGGTATCCGCAGGAACCGGCCGGCCGGCGACTTCCCGCTGCCGGAGGTGCCGCTGTTCGCGCCGCTCGTCGGCGAGGACCTGGTCGCCGAGTTCGGCGAGCGGCTGAAGCGCATGGGCGGCCGCGTGGCCGAGCCCGGCGCCGCCGACGTGTTCGCGGGCGTGCGCGAGCGCCTCGACGCCGCCAAGGTGATCGCCTCCGCGGTGCCGGAGCTGACCGGCAACCGCGACCTGCGGAGCGTGCGCGCGCCCCAGGAGGTCGAGGACGTGGACGTGGCGGTGGTCCGCGCGGTGTTCGGCATCGCCGAGACCGGCTCGGTGCTGTTCACGCAGGACCAGCTGATCGTCAACGCCGTCGCCTATCTCGCGCAGCACCTCGTCGTGCTGCTCGACCCGGCCGACATCGTGCCGAACGTGCAGGCGGCCTACCGCCGGCCGGAATTCGGCCGCTCGGCCTACGCGGTGCTGCATACCGGCCCGTCGGCCACCGCCGACATCGAGGGCGTCCTCATCCACGGCGCGCAGGGCGTGCGCTCTCTGACGGCGGTGCTGCTCCCGCGGGATGCCGCCGAGCGCGGCTGAGACCGGCTCCATCGCTTCAGCCGTCCTTGCGAGCGGAGCGAAGCAATCCAGGGACGCGCTGCTCTGGCTCGCTTCGCTGCGCTGGCGATGACGGTGG from Methylobacterium oryzae includes the following:
- a CDS encoding extensin family protein codes for the protein MPGRSLSILRSATLLAGGALAAGLALSATPVGAVETPAATVPTPPPLPPERPEALKPPVAEPAPPTPPARPPELKPAAAEPSREPSRETGRDKPTESAQETAKETAKETAKPDIPAPPPAPPARPPELSGAAALALKVTPPDDSACRTRLKRLGVEFEPLPPISEGQCTAPLPLKVTKLADGVTLPQGATLTCRTAEALARWVTEVQIEADRTLKHPLTALELGGSYVCRGQNHDVDAKLSEHAFANAADIMGFAFAGRASIPVKAMPDGSEEAQFLGAVRAKACGFFRTVLGPGSNAAHANHFHLDERERNGGHRLCQ
- a CDS encoding response regulator, yielding MIADPNDDVLNGVRVLVVEDEAAISMLLEDMLLDFGCAVVGPAARLSSALEMASQEAFEVAILDVNVAGEPIYPVAEAIAKRDLPLVFSTGYGGAGIREPFRDRPVVQKPFSQADLKRTLIGAIRAARD
- a CDS encoding (Fe-S)-binding protein — its product is MRVGLFVPCYVDAFEPEVGIATLELLERLGCTVEYPFDQTCCGQPMTNTGCHAEAAATEALFVKNFSGFDYVVAPSGSCVHQVREHLTAIPQTDEVRHVRASTYELVEFLHDVLKVEDLPWANFPHKVAYHTNCNALRGIHHARPTELVKPYYSKPLDLLRLVKGVELVDLARPDECCGFGGTFSVFEPAVSAKMGYDKVADQNRAGAAYVVSADSSCLMHQKGCAERLGLPLKYIHIAQVLNGAAA
- a CDS encoding L,D-transpeptidase family protein — translated: MIPKPWRPVCVALLASCLAAHGAAARTGKGRKAETAQPPALTAEAVNAATLAQPGAGKTEGTKSEKARRAKSSDDKPDPLIVKAQVLLDRARFYPGAIDGRKGDNYRHALSAFAVAQGLPAGETLTPEIWDKLQATSDKPAVTDYTLSEADAAGPYVERIPPKMEEQAELKSLGYTNPREMLAERFHMSRDLVSALNPGKPLDKAGTTIAVAAVDPMGTDKPKGKDLPQEPKVERIEVDKSSLDVRAYGADGKLVAYYPASIGSAEKPAPSGETKVKGVAFDPDYTYNPKYAFKGVKAQHKFTIQSGPNNPVGLVWIDLAIPSYGIHGTPEPEKVGKTESHGCIRLTNWNARDLAAHVTRGATVTFKDD
- a CDS encoding penicillin-binding protein activator, which encodes MARPTSARDRLVRVTAQTAALCAILLTLGGCVGSDLARRVTGPQAELSPPAAVPDAPGTAPAAPMPAAGGSGRIGAGSVKVALVLPLTGQGSTVGAAMRNAAQLAYDEAQQPDLTLIVEDDRGSPDGAREATQEALRQGAEIVLGPLFAGSVQAAAAVARTAGKPVIGFSTDATVANQGVYLLSFLPQPEVDRVVEDAVAGGKRSFAALIPETAYGNAVEAAFREVVARKGARVAAVERYPAGAPGPAVERLARVIAGPGATADALFIPETADAMPAVAAALTKAGFSPARVRPLGTALWNEPSLFALPALQGGRFAAPDRVGFSNFSARYQARFGAVPPRVASLAYDAVLLAAALSRRYGSQRFAESTLTNGLGFAGVDGTFRFRPDGQSERSLAVYEIRNNAATPVSPAPRVLAKPAI
- a CDS encoding DUF2267 domain-containing protein, whose product is MEELLARVTTRTGLDAATAQTAIGHILAFLQKEGPAAEVSQLLAALPGSEALIAESNAGESGGGGLMGMLGGMMGGGGVMALGQKLMAAGVPMGQMQPLGQELFAFGREKVGEDAMGPIIGSIPGLNQFV
- a CDS encoding YraN family protein translates to MTGALPDRAGRRRAAYRLGHRAEWLALAALMLKGYWPIGRRVSVAGGEIDLVVRRWKTVVFVEVKARARRDDAREAIDAAKRRRFSRAVRAWIGRNAWCAGSTFRADAVFVGSRTWPAHVERVFTIEGL
- a CDS encoding M3 family metallopeptidase; this encodes MSDAADAGLPSLPPDNPFREAQWSTPHGLPPFERIRPEHYRPAFDAALAAHDSEIRAIASESATATFGNTVEAMERAGLALERVAGVFYNLTGSHTNPELQAIEREIGPKLARHGSAIYLNPELWARISAIDAERLSAEQRRVLDRYRIRFRRSGADLGPEDKARIAEIAARMSELGTTFSQNLLADESSFTLPLQGEEDLAGLPPFLRAAAESAAKERGLDGHVITLSRSLIEPFLVCSTRRDLRERAYAAWTRRGENGGATDNRAIIAEIIRLRAERARLLGFESFAHFALDDTMAASPDAATGLLRDVWTPARARAAEERDRLQATIQAEGHNFALQAHDWRHYAEKVRRAEHDLDESEIKAYLPLERMIQAAFDTASRLFGLTFTELADVPRYHPDVRVWRVGNPDGSEVGLFLGDYFARASKRSGAWMSAFRSQERLNGTVTPIIVNVMNFAKAPDGEATLLSFDDARTLFHEFGHALHGLLSDVTYPLLSGTAVSRDFVELPSQLYEHWLEQPEVLRTHARHHRTGEPMPDALLRKLLAARTFNQGFATVEYTSSAIVDMTLHLSAQGEGGLDVPAFEAEALRRISMPAEISMRHRTPHFAHIFSGDGYAAGYYSYLWSEVLDADAFDAFRESGDIFDPETAKRLRTFVYGAGNLRDPREAYTAFRGRMPSIEPLLKKRGLAA
- the rsmI gene encoding 16S rRNA (cytidine(1402)-2'-O)-methyltransferase codes for the protein MTRRFDDPGPAAPTRAPSPKLAPDRPRSTTFTAFGLASETEPLSPGLHIVATPIGNLRDITIRALATLAAADAVLAEDTRVTRNLLAHYGITTPLLAYHEHSNDAVRERMVARLTAGEALALVSDAGTPLVSDPGYKLVQAAIEAGIAITPVPGPSAVMTALVAAGLPTDRFFFEGFLPQKAGARRNRLEALIQVPGTLVLFESPHRLPDMLADAAAVLGPERPAAVTRELTKLYETIRRDTLGSLSARFAQEGPPKGEIVVIIGAATAPERSADSDAALDALILAALERHSIKDAASLVSDETGQPRRLVYTRALALARDQG